The following are encoded together in the Vigna unguiculata cultivar IT97K-499-35 chromosome 2, ASM411807v1, whole genome shotgun sequence genome:
- the LOC114166933 gene encoding zinc transporter 8-like: MGRFKGNDQLLFWSFMLILLVVLPTLVTAECTCDKEDEDHDRVKAMRYKIIALISILIASAIGLCIPLLGKVIPALSPEKDIFFMIKAFAAGVILATAFIHVLPDAFENLTSPCLKEHPWGDFPFTGFVAMCTAMGTLMVDTYATAYFQEHQSKEIQNESGDVEQERGHMHLHTHATHGHSHGSVQYDDHSSQSLRHQVISQVLELGIIVHSIIIGVSLGASESPNTIRPLVAALTFHQFFEGMGLGSCISQANFKRIYVITMGIFFALTTPMGIAIGINITSVYDENSPTALIVEGVFNAASAGILIYMALVDLLAADFLNQRMQQSGRLRLGANVSLLLGAGLMSLIAKWA; this comes from the exons ATGGGTAGATTCAAGGGAAACGATCAGCTTTTGTTTTGGTCTTTTATGTTGATTTTATTGGTTGTCCTTCCGACCCTAGTTACAGCAGAATGCACGTGTGACAAAGAAGACGAAGATCATGATAGAGTAAAAGCTATGAGGTACAAGATAATAGCTTTGATATCGATTCTAATTGCGAGTGCAATTGGGTTGTGTATTCCCCTTCTAGGCAAAGTGATACCTGCATTGAGTCCTGAGAAGGATATTTTCTTCATGATAAAGGCTTTTGCTGCGGGCGTGATTTTGGCTACTGCATTCATCCACGTGTTACCCGATGCTTTTGAAAATCTGACCTCACCTTGTCTCAAGGAGCATCCATGGGGAGACTTTCCCTTCACTGGGTTTGTGGCAATGTGCACTGCCATGGGGACTCTCATGGTGGATACTTATGCCACTGCTTATTTTCAGGAGCACCAGTCAAAGGAAATACAGAATGAGAGTGGGGATGTGGAGCAAGAGCGAGGGCACATGCATCTTCACACGCATGCAACTCATGGCCATTCACATGGCTCTGTTCAATATGATGATCATTCATCCCAATCTCTTCGTCATCAGGTCATATCACAG gTGTTGGAGTTGGGAATTATTGTTCACTCTATCATCATTGGAGTTTCGTTGGGAGCTTCCGAGAGTCCTAACACGATAAGACCACTGGTAGCCGCATTGACTTTTCATCAATTCTTTGAAGGCATGGGACTTGGAAGCTGTATATCTCAG GCAAATTTTAAGAGGATTTATGTTATAACGATGGGAATATTCTTTGCATTAACCACTCCAATGGGGATTGCGATTGGCATAAATATCACAAGTGTTTATGATGAAAACAGTCCAACTGCTCTTATTGTGGAAGGAGTATTTAACGCAGCTTCGGCGGGGATCTTAATCTACATGGCACTTGTTGATCTTCTTGCCGCAGATTTCTTGAATCAAAGGATGCAACAAAGTGGTAGGCTTCGTTTAGGGGCCAATGTTTCTCTTCTGCTTGGAGCTGGTCTGATGTCTCTCATAGCTAAATGGGCTTGA